In Lolium perenne isolate Kyuss_39 chromosome 5, Kyuss_2.0, whole genome shotgun sequence, the sequence AACTTTATATATAGCTTAAGAATAAAAATGATAAAATCAAGTTTTTAAATATAACAAAAAAATATGAATATTTCATCTGTTCAAATTAAGTGTCACAACGTTTAAAATTTTATTTCTATCTTATATATCAAATTGTGATTCGATGTTTTTCATTTTTAGTGGAATATGATCGAAATTTCTTATCCGTCTTCGTGCCTTGTGGTTGTGGCTGACTGAAAGCTCCGGGGCCTAGCCTATTATCACGGGCATGGTTGGTTCTTCGCATGGATTTCTTCCCGTTTTGAGATTTGGCCCAGATGTTGCATGGGCAGAAATCGAGTTTGGGCATGTTTCTGCATTTCATTTGGTTACTAACAAAATATTTTGGTGCACTTTCGGTCCAACGTTTGTCTGCCCGCATAAGTGGATCGACTTGGTTGTAGATGGAATTTCGGATGTTTGATTATATGCAAATTTAGGATGTGGTTACCTTATTTGAATACGGTGACCTTACCACGACCAAGCTTATAAccttttaaagcaaacacaacacACATAATTATTGCACTTAGACTGATAAGAGCATATTTAGTAACCAGGTTAACATTTGTCTAACAACAACTCCAATCAAATGCTAACATGTTTCATGGGCGTACAAGCTCCTAAAACATACAAGCTCCTAAAACATTAGGGTCGAACCGTTATCAAACAAAACAAGTTTGGAGCATCATTAGTTCATCATAAAATTCTCCCCTAGAACGACATGGTTTGTCCCTACGAACTTATTGGCCTTTCCCGCGACCGCGGTGAAGGTCCCAACCTCCAATGAGAGCACAATGCGGCCATCGTTACAGTTGTCGCCCTCGTTGCGTGTGGCATTGAGCACACCGGCGAGGCCAACTTGAGCACCTCCCTAGATCGTGGTCATCTCCCATGGCCAGCTTCTCAATCTAGCGAGCCACCAAGAGTTCTTCGGGGTGTTTGTTGCTGATGTCAAGAGGCATGCGCAccagaggtggaggtggaggtggaggaacgATAGTCATAGAGGGTAACGCCTAATGAGatgagcggctagggtttagacGATGAGGGGAGTGGAGTGGGGTGTCAAAACGGAAACATCTCATTGCCTGCTCTCCCCAGCGTGCAAACCCGTGGCATGTTGCGCTTGCCAGCACCTATCCACGAAAAACCCTCGAATAAAGCGTGACCTGTAGATCAATATTTTGCTTCTTTAGAACTTATGCCATGTAAAACAATCTCTGCAGAGCAAAGTAACCAAATGCATAATTTCTGGCCAATAAATATAAAAAAATACTTGCAAAGAACCAAACACGCCCTACATTTTGTGCTCCCGAGCCAGGCAAGCATATTACGTGCACTGGCACCAGCAGGCAGCAAGTCCGAAAACCGAGGCAGTCGACATGGAAGACACAACTCACATCTGACCTGACACGTGCGCCGCGTCCACCCATCGACAACACACCGCGCGCCTGGATGCTTCGCGCCGCACCGGAGCCGCTCGTGGCAAAGTCACCCTGCTCGATCTCACGCGTCTCCTCCTCTGACTCATTCCACTCCTGTCCCCTGCTAACATCTACTCGTGGAGTTCCACTATCTCGCTAGCTACACTGCTATAAAGAACAAGATGCATGTAGCTCCAGTTGAGCACACACGGGATCGATCGTCTCCAGCGTCGACCACCAGACAGTACACCAGTCAAGCTAGCTCCACACTCAGCGCATCAGCTTCGTCGATCGGAGCTAGAGGCGAGCTGAAGCCGTCGGTACTACGTGCATCTGCTCCACCGGTCAAGCATGGTCGGCGGCGCCTGCGGGGGCGGTAGGGCGCTCCGGAGAGTCGACAGCGCCCCGAGGCCGACGCTGTGCAGGAGCGACgccatgaagaagaagaagaagaggagcaaGCGGTCCAGGCTCTCGGCTGCGCTGCGGGAGCTCAAGCTGGCCGCCAAAGCCAGGGACAAGGACGGCCTCCTGCAGATCCTCGTCACCGGGCACCGCGCTAGCCGCGACGACGGCGCAGCCGGCGGCACGTCGACGGAGCGCACCGTGGCCGAGGCCGACACGGGTGCCGAGAAGCGCGCGCGGCCGTGGGCGCAGGGAGGCGGCGCCGATGCTGACCCAAAAACTGGCGGTGGTCCACTTCTCGACTCCGGGAGGCCGGTGGCATCCGGGGGAGTCTGCGGTCGTCGTTGCGCGAGCTGGGTGCTGGCCGCGGCGTTCGTGTTCGCCCTGGCGTGCGTGGTGGCTCTCGGGACGGCGCCGGCCATCTGCTGCTGCACTTGCGCCGCCTGGCTGTGCGGCGGCCGCGCCGCGCAGGAGCATGCATCAGACTCCGCGTGCGCCGTCCTGAGGCTGAGGGGCTCCTGCCACGGCCGCGCCACGAGAGCAATTGTACAACCACAAGTCGATAGTAGTACTCTGTACAAGGCAGAGGTCGCCGGTGGCGGTGGGTGAACCTTATGAAATTTTTGTTTCTCAAAACGACAAGCGACCTCCGAATTTTCTCGTTAAGAGTATCTCCGGTCGCCTCTCCGACGCCGACGTAGAGGGCACCAGAATCGAATGCTCGTTTTTTGATCGAACGTCTATTTTTGGGGCGCCCAGTCGCGCCAAAGGATTTAGTCAAATTTGCATGAACTTAAAAGATGTCTTAACACTAAACTAAAACTAAACCTACGGTGAGGTTCTTTGCCTAGTTGCTGTCCAAAGGGCGGGTGCAGTAGCGGGCGTTGTCGCTGCGAAAGAACATCCTGTCGGTCTCTGAAGTGTTGCGAAAGAACATCTTGTCGGTCTCTGAAGCCGGTTGCCTTGTTTGCCATGCTCCTCTCGAAACGGTGAACCACGTCCCTTGAGTGCCCATTCACGTAGGGCGTGTTTGGTTGCCTTGCCTGGACTGAATTTCTGCATAACTGCGTCAGCAAGATGACAGAATTTGCGCGTTGTGAATGAGCCATGAGCCCGTTTTGACGGATCGTTTGGCAGCCTGTGCGGCCTTTTACGCGCTGAAGAAGGAACCCAGATCCCATCGTTTGGTTGGCCGTTTCCAGCCCATCTTGCATGCAGGAAAACATAAATCAGCTGTTTGGTTGCTCAAATCACAGTTTCATATCCTTACCACAATTTAAATAGGGTGAGATTACCATGCCATGGCATATTACATACGATTATAGACCACTCAGAAGAACACGATCCTCACGATCACCACGATGAGAAATGCGATGATGTAATCTTTGACCCGACTGGGACGTACCTCCGGTGGTGCTCCTTGTAGAGCATGTACTTCCTCCGGCGGCAGCTGTGCTAATGGCACTGCATCATCGATGGCATGATCTTCCAGGAGCTCCTCTTCCAGAAAGGTGAGGTACCCTTTCTGTGCCTCCTCCAATGTTGCATATCCTcggtagctgttgttggagtAGCCATTGACCTGATCTTGACAGACTCTCCATAAACTGTAGATTCCTCGAACCCGCCCGCGAAACACGACATACCACTAGCATGGTATAAGAAGAACTTAGCGATCACAACCATGAAGCAATTTAGAAAAGAGCAATAGAACAACACAAGTCAATAAAATAACAGGGGCATGCATGATCATTCCAAAAGTCGATCAGAAGTTCATCCTAAACTACCATGGTGTCGTCCTACCACCACAACAAAACTGGGTGTCTCATCCTAACACCGCAAAGTTCACCATCAcctgaggggttagtatataccacctcatcatACTTACAAAAGGGAACCATCAGATGTTTTTCATCCTAGCTACTGTCAGAATatacatcattatcatcatcatcatcaccatctccaTGCATGCATCCATGAACCACCCCCTCATGCGCACCACTACACCTTGCCGTGGTACTTGCCAAGGTAGTTCCTCAGCCAGAGGACGCGGTGTGGCTCGGTCATGCCAACGAAGCTAGAACCCCGGGCCTTGTGGTCGACGAGGTGGCTGAGGGCGGCCATGAGATCCTCCTCGGCGAAGCCAAGCATGTCCATGACCACATTGTACAGGTCAGGGTGCATGTCCGTGGGCTTGTTGTCCCTGATGACCTGTGTGACGTCCTTCACAGCAACAGTCATGTTGGTGAAGGCCACCAGCTCGTCATCGGCGAAGGCACCTCTCTTCCTCTTGCCGGTGGTCGGCTTCTCAGGCGCGTCGTGCTTGTCAGCATCGAGGTTGACCGTGTCAGACTCCTGGGTTTCAGCATCCTCAGATGAAGGATTTGCTGCAGCCGAGCCCAGGGACTCACTGGATCCCATGGCGTACTTGCCGGTGGCGAGGCCGAAGGAGAAGATGGTATGCATCTCGTCGTAGGTTGCGATGGGCACATTGAGGAACTCCGCGTCCTTTGGGTGATCCTATGATACGAAGGGACAATGATGTTAGTTTTGCTCGTGGCTGATCACAAAAGTTAGTGAGGAGGACTGATTTAGTGAGGTGCTCACCGCGACATGCCAGCAGTAGTGCTCACCCTCAAGGAcgatgcatttggtgtcctcgcaCCACTGAGCACCGCTTAGATCGCGGAGCCTTCTAATGTTGAGCCACCTCTGCCTTCACTTCCTCAGGTggttgtacacctgagtggagcagaCGGACACACCACAGTGCTCAACTAGGCCCTTCGCCACGAAATTGAGATGGACTTCCTTGAATCGTTTGTCAGTTCTCACTCCGCTCTGGATCAAGCCGCACATCTTCTCCAACACGAAGCTGGACATGAATGGAAGCCATTTCATGGTGGCATTCCTTTCCTGCCCGGTCTTCAAGGCCCTCTCTGCTTCCTTGCGGTTCTTGTTCTTCTTAGTGGTGGCCAACCTAGCCGCCACCTCTGCCGCTACCTGAGCCACCAGGTTAGACACAGGCAGAGGGGTGACCTTGGACTCATATGTGGGTTGCGAATCCGGAACTTGCGAAGGGATCTGAGAGTCTCCAACGTAGCCAAGCGCCTGGCTAAAGTCATCGCAGAAGGAGTCCTACACACATCATAGTATATCCTAAATTAGACAAGCAGTTCATTGCAACGGTAGCAACCGTACAAGTACATTCTAAATCAGACAAGCAGTTCATTGCAATGCTAGCAACCGGACAAGTTCATCCTAAATCAGACAAGCAGTTCATTGGACTAACCCTTGCTCCAAGACCAAACCCTAGACAAGATCATGGCAGTAGCAACCAGAACTGTCGAATACTAGCAAGATCATGATAGCTCACCACAATCCGAACTAACCCCTACTACAAGACCAAACCCTAGACAAGATCTCACTACTCCTAACCTAGATCTAAACATTACCGCGGTACGGGGATAAGGGATGGCTTACAGTCATCGCGGGAGGTGAAGATGCGCTGGACCATGAAGCAGCCCAGATGAAGCgaaatttgggaggggggggggggggacagtGGAGGAGGGGGTAGAAATAGGCCATGGGGCGCGGCGGGAGGTGACAGAATTCTTCCCGCCCCCTTTTCGCTTTTCGCCGATGCGCGTTGCAGATTGTgaagacccggcataccactgcatggtgtagtatgcaagtctgatataacaccaatgaaacaccgttccactaatattatatcgctcagagtggtacaacagaaacatatgcgggtccaatgcatgtctatagaattacacacagactctgttacataagatcctcacagcctcctactttacaatgaggtaaaactgcaaataaactccagaagaacgactcgtagtctaatcctatcacgaactctatttgtagagtatttaactagctatagaggctaagaatagattctagctaaataggatctaggtttaggaagctagttcctttctagtgctaatctaggttttctccttgttgaatgtggtatctgactctccTGACATGGTccggtctcttgaagtagttgttgactcctcggccttcgagttgcactgtagatcctcctttgatgcctccatacctaagcaggggatttaagagtgggatgagtacgagcgtactcaacaagttcattataggaaagaggtgtttaatgcactagctacaaccatggaccagaaagtccaaggctatgcaggtttttgtaatcatttcttcaaaaggttgcttttattcagaagagctatgtccgtcagccttcaccggttgactagaacttcatggagttcctttccggcagcgttcgcagttccatatcccggaacagggagtgatcggtcacgattcgttacactctgcagaggtgtgttgctttacccataagagatcttaaccttggtgccaaccgggcgcgcaacccgtccacacttcctttggtgtgaggcccggtataaggtcatagtcaatcatattcctccgctacctcgcacacccaccctttgttgcatgccccgaccctgggtcctcgtcggtcccattattcccactcacgggtggaccccgaccacgacaacagttctgggctcttaccatgaactccttcgccggtagatgcaacccctcatagaccgcaataccgtggggactttaggcttccccagccaccaAATGCTCCTcgggatacaagtgtctacggacaatgccgtggggactttaggcttccccagccaccaAATGCACCTTTGGataacaagtgtctacggtaaagcgcgtccgttgatgtacaagaggtggaaatacaattgactataccgtcccattccagatcttatggttaacacgggtattacggcacaagaatcactggacgacatttgttgtttaatcctagatggatataaacccttgcaatggaacctccaccatatcaacacaatccatggttccattgcccaccacatagtcatattcatagtcatgaaaatagtggttttgctttttttatgcaatagtgataaatatagtactttgcaagtaatttggtaaaaatactcaaatgacatgagcaagcgatgaacttgcctttcttgactgcaagattatgcagtcaaggtcttcgatacgcaataactccaacttctgaaatagcatcatcgtccggtaaggacgatgtttaaaagattggcaaggatgcaataatgcataagtatgagatgcaatcgctctaagcgtgacctaaccccgatgatttaggattaatgagttgtaatgattagttcagggtgtgttgcacttttagagtgatttacaaacaaggttcttattagggcttTGTTGTCTTAGAATCATAAAGAAGTGGTAAATGCATAATAACAATCATATACaccaaggaatagtagttgtataataagtaaatagCAGTTgttaattttaagtcctatagtgcattgTTGATAATTACttattatatacttcaaaagaataacttttgaagaacatattctttgataaagaacaagtatgataattaagtttgtggggttctatggtttactatggttccaaatagtttctggagtaaggatgggatggatcacaacaaagttggattcaccagtagctagggcttgtatggttttacttaagcataagcaacttaagcaaGGGTTATAAATGGTTGCTACTATGGTTGGTTATATCTTGATGGtgctagctagctagggtttatagatcctattATGCAGGGTTGATAGCTACTtcctattttcttcaaaagaataacttttgaagaacatacttcttaagtaataagaagtatttcagTTAATGGTGTGGTATCTAGGGTTTcttattggatctactaagtaaggaatggtggtttcctaaataggatgattaataattatctcacactgatagggtttagtggagtagggTTAGGTAATGCAAAATAatgggcatggttgctattagggttcatcaccatggtgtgatgctacTTAAATTACTTAAGGATGATAATTCTAATGATATGAGCTAGGTTTTGCATTTGGTTGACCCTATTTGATCAACCATGTTGAATAGGGATGCATATATGGAATACTAAATGATTGATAATAgagctcctacattttatgtggacatgacaAGTATTTAATTGCTAATTATGGTTCTGTGGATCAGAAGTAAGtatatgatcacatgttctaacctagggtttaggtttagaagctcATTATGGTTTACATAAAATAATAAGGTTAGGGTTTGGttcataattgaattagggttttagggtttcataTGAACTTGTGAATTTATGATTTTATGCTCAATGGAACTAgtgtttcctaattaccctataatgctTGGATTATTAACTTCATTAATGAAGTTGAAGTTATAaacaactttgaaataaaaataacattGGATTTGTCCTTTAATTATTTttaagaattaataattaaggtaattattaattagggtttaaatccctctaaaAAGGATTTAAtgaattaacaaataaagaaaattagttttaagtttttctttatttgtttactggttttttttatttaatttggaaagttttcctaattattgaattttaattgaataaagaataaaagaaaaggcttaattattaagtttaaaacaattaaatttttattaaaaataaaaatttcatattatatttttatgggATAGATAttatttttaggatcatttttatatctcatttgtatttttctgagttaaattgaattttctaaattcatttgaagttgcagcaatttatgaatttgaaattaaaatcaAAACACTAAACGCACCCggtacttgatagggcaaaggtgtccgatctttcgatgagacgtggataatgtcgatttgttggtggagttcgtgcttgacgatccgactacacgtgcaaagctcgtgcgccaatgcaatcgctaggacaatctccgtgagttactgatcttgcggatgcacgatcagcctgaccagcgagggtcttaattcctacctgaaatcgagaacaagtaagaactaatattgcaatcagaatattgcggatgaaagatgaaagctttattgaataaggtgggattccgaatagtcggtcttgttctgggcgttggcctcaaaagaagtacacgagagttgcagcaatggctaacttttagtctaatcaaaatccaagttctaatgacggctgcagagggatatatatgggggaagtcaagggattttcgtccaaccagctagggttggccaaaaacacccctaaatgggccttcctccacttatatggcctcttaaaatcccctaaaatacctaatccgaaaatacatgggcatggcccattaaataaggtgacgcagcaccaaaatTAACTCTTTGGatgaattttatgatggagtaacttgtataattcatccaagcatcgttgcttcactatggtggcttcaatgttctgaaatcctcgcttgcaacgccatcctgaatccttgcaggtctgctgccatctccatgcacgttcctaatccaatgcttggcgtccatgctagatccattcctaaataatataaatacatttgatttaagcagcatcatattctcatatatatcaggaaggattcctagtaacgaatgtacctgagatgtggttgtaggagtattggttgtatctatcatagagatgtcctcatcagtaCTAACCTAACTATAGCGACTGACTGGGGGGCCCGTGGCCAGGTCAGTGGCCACTTTGGCTTGACCAAGTCAAAATCGGTGACGTGGCCAGGAGAGCTGCCCTCCGGCGAGGCAGTCACCGACGACGCCGACGGTCCCGGGCTCCTGCGGTCACACGCGGGTATGCGTTCGAATCAGGGCGACGAGAGGAACCTAGTGGTGCTCTCGCCGCTACTCTATGGCCACCGGAGCTTGGCCGGTGACAGAGTACCGCGGCGGCGAGGACAGGTGAATGGTGTGGAGGGGCTACGGCGCCTAATCGAGCAAGGTAAGCACTCCAGGAGGTtgaggagctcaccaggagcacagaGCGCTTGACGGCGTGGCCGGAGGTGGTCCGTATCAACGACGGTGACGGCGGCCGGCGCCAGAGAAGACGGCCTTGGCGGCGACGCTCCAGAGATCTCCAGCTCGATTCCTTGCGTGGTCTGAGCAAGTCGAGGTCAGCGGTTCCAACGGCGTCCACGGCGAGGCCTGGGGATGCTCCAGACGGCGGCGAGGCGAGTTGGCCGGCGCAGTTAGGGTTTCGGAATTTCGCGAGATTACAAAGAGGAAATGGCAAACTAGGGTTTCCCATGGCGGCGTCGAAGATTTATAGACGAATGACGGTGGTGGCGTGAATCTTGGCGCGTCGGACGGCGAggctggcgacaccgagcagcttCCAGGGACGAGAGGTTGACGATGAAGCTCGTCTGCGCGTGAATTTGACGCCAAGGTTTATTTGGGTCGGGCTGGTGCTGGGCTGCTCCTTGGTCTGCTGCTGGGCTGGCTTGTGGACCGCGGTTTGGGCCGTGCTGGTGGACTGCTGGAGCTGTGCTGGTTTTGGGCTGCGGGTGCTGGGCTGCCACGGCCAGCAGGTAAGGTTTCTCTcctttattttgttttctgttttctttcttattttctgttttgaattctgctttttaaattcaaatttaaatcctGTTTATACCTTGCAGGTTCCTTATGAGGTTAATATGTAGTGCAATAATGATTCAACTACTTTTCTATTTGAAACAATTATTTTATATTTGGTTAGATTGCATACTTGTGGTTTATTCAAGATATCAAATAGACAGGAATTTATGTATTCATTTTAAGTTCCTTATTCTTGTGAGATCAATTCTGTTTAAATTATTAGAAATTACCTTCTTGTTCATGGTAGAAATTTGAGTAGGGTTTGATTATGTGTTTAACCATATTGGTTGTTCACTTGCATTTTAAATATGGCTAACTTTTCAAATAGGTTCTTAATGATGACAATTCAATTTATCCCTCTCTTGGCTCCAAGAGTATTTTGTTAGGGTTGATAAGATGGATTATTAATATTTAAGGCCTTGTAAGTTCTATTGTAACTTCCTTCTAAGGTTTAGCActaacaccttgaaatacctaaAGTGAATAATACTCTTATCATGGTTTGGTTTTGATCTATGGGAATATGTGGTTGATAACCACCCATGGTTTTAATTAAAGGGTTTAACACTAGGTTATTCTTAAGTTCCATAATTAAGTATAAGATTTAACTAGtgaacaattctagggttctcatcACATTCTCCcagtggcaattggtttgaatctcaattagtgCCTagctttatattatgatcaccatagtgatacaaaaactaaggttgagatttaattctaggttgtagagatgagGTGACATCATATTGcctttgctagggtttaatctcccctaaccattgtaatatggttacttgcttcatatcttatgtgcttctctaattactaaggatttaagAATTGGTTTTTATCttttaccaattaacttctattactgacctcaatttatcattaaagtaactacattggttatagttctttttatagttaactttggtcctatggatatatggtttctcaccatataaagtatagggtttgactctaaggttttcttatgtcctATAATTGAGGAATAAATGAAATAtggatgtggtaggattctacttatgatcccaagtgaatcacaagttaaggttagggtataagcctatggttgcttactagatacctccctatgatttcatgtggtgaatgatatctacttgtcctattagggtttaacttaaccTCACATATCtccagagcatgatcatggattaggcatgatcaacttgttcttaatctctctacctcaagttcttagagtttgtgatcatcactcaatttataatgatcaaggtttggcttcctaagttatctctcaagaattaggtttctcactcccaggATTAAATATTGTCTTGTTCAGCTAAGTATAGCACTTCTAATTTaacttcttgaatgggactactatggttgcctcataagtttatatcccaggagaatgcctgagatattatgttagggttctacttaatcaatgatgatataatcatctggtatatagatagttctctccctcacattctaGTGTGGCCTCAACTACTTgaatgtaacaccatagcttgggctctcttTTACAGGAATGGTTATTCTAAGGTTTATGGTGTACTTACAATCTCTCAATAGGTattaagtctaaaactccacttggctatcttgattgagttaatctcttccttaccttatcaattcatggatatggtattattccatgtgatattaggttatctctctCCAGGGATTGTATTGAATAATACCATGGGTTTTCTCTTAAAGATGAcaatttgaatacatggatgcatatccaagATTTAGCTCAATGTTAGTCATTGCTTCTCTACTAAATAACataggactctcacctctttAGGTTTTATGTAAGGCTATTTGTACTAAAGAGGAATATAcacttcttgagtggatctccttgttataatttCAATgtggaagtggaatgaataccatgaggtttcatggtatgATCATATATTATTCttaggacatggaaaagataagtgaagaatggtttcttcatttattgttTCTTgacttccaattaaatggatgttcatatgttatgtcaaggaatatcatgttgtgatctttaataagatcaaatagttgatccttgattaataagttcttgtgttgtttttaattccatttgatctaaccccttagatcaaattatctctacccaaaacaaggttttaacaaagtcacattgaggtttatagcgcttgacttgatgagctacttcaattccaccaaggtcaagtgaaacttcagttaatgtgactgttttactttaaagcgcgaaaattccccggattttctatgcatgaatgcaatgcacacatctgttccctctatttttgtaaccccaaatcctgggatattacagtctctaccccttaaactaaacttcgtcctcaaagtttgatctctctcacgtttccggagtatggatctgacttgtgcagactatatcttttctcgaactccgtattgatcttgttggatatatttgaatatatcccttgtccagattcttcctggaatccattagtgtctgTCTCTGAACCTTGGTTCTTATTTTGATTCTTtaatttcttccaactctataggcttgtttcctttctcattgaagattcaatgattgagacttcttttGGTGCTGCTGGTCTTATTTGAAGGctaatttgataataaactcctaattgctaaataggtctttgttttcccttactaccaaaagtgcaataatggtacttagtaaggtacttaccatggaaatgattTTGACGGTTTCTTCTACTAAGAAGGTTAGATTCATTTAGcctatccaatcatggtttatagttgatacctataactattttgggttatttaggttccatgaaaggaatcattctattagtttgTGGTTCTGGTATGGTCAGTTTCTTTCGGTCTTTGACCTTCTTGagttgtatttggtctatggtagtttcttcgtccaacttctttatgcttaacttacttgagctttcgtacttctgagaaaatactactcactttctcaagttatagtccacttcttacttcctcgaggtataaacctcggcttctgatctgacatactt encodes:
- the LOC127303420 gene encoding uncharacterized protein, encoding MVGGACGGGRALRRVDSAPRPTLCRSDAMKKKKKRSKRSRLSAALRELKLAAKARDKDGLLQILVTGHRASRDDGAAGGTSTERTVAEADTGAEKRARPWAQGGGADADPKTGGGPLLDSGRPVASGGVCGRRCASWVLAAAFVFALACVVALGTAPAICCCTCAAWLCGGRAAQEHASDSACAVLRLRGSCHGRATRAIVQPQVDSSTLYKAEVAGGGG